One Roseomonas gilardii subsp. gilardii genomic region harbors:
- a CDS encoding bifunctional 4-hydroxy-2-oxoglutarate aldolase/2-dehydro-3-deoxy-phosphogluconate aldolase produces MRPGLISVLEALFHEVCPAMRHPLIAQLEAARIVPVVRTHDTAHAAKAVAWLRETGITVFEITMTVPGAVDLIRELSAEPGLLVGAGTVPDAATAEACLAAGARFIVAPWVDSSLAPPCREANACLMLGAVTPTEVRAALAAGTDVVKVFPAASAGGPGHVKALRSVFPQVTFCPTGGVDARNAPDYLAAGAGFVGMGGKLVDESLIAKGDRAAVQDAARAALGIVQV; encoded by the coding sequence TTGCGTCCCGGGCTTATCTCGGTGCTGGAAGCGTTGTTCCACGAGGTGTGCCCTGCCATGCGCCATCCCCTGATCGCCCAGCTCGAAGCCGCCCGGATCGTGCCCGTGGTGCGCACCCATGACACCGCGCATGCGGCCAAGGCGGTCGCCTGGCTGCGCGAGACGGGGATCACCGTCTTCGAGATCACCATGACCGTCCCGGGCGCGGTGGACCTGATCCGCGAGCTTTCGGCGGAGCCGGGCCTGCTGGTCGGCGCCGGCACCGTGCCGGATGCCGCCACGGCCGAGGCCTGCCTCGCCGCCGGCGCGCGCTTCATCGTGGCGCCCTGGGTCGATTCCAGCCTTGCCCCGCCCTGCCGCGAGGCCAATGCCTGCCTGATGCTGGGCGCCGTGACGCCGACCGAGGTGCGCGCCGCCCTGGCCGCCGGGACGGATGTGGTGAAGGTCTTCCCCGCCGCTTCCGCTGGCGGTCCCGGCCATGTGAAGGCGCTCCGCTCCGTCTTCCCACAGGTCACCTTCTGCCCGACCGGTGGCGTCGATGCGCGCAACGCGCCCGACTACCTGGCGGCCGGCGCGGGTTTCGTCGGCATGGGCGGCAAGCTCGTGGACGAATCCCTGATTGCCAAGGGCGACCGCGCGGCGGTGCAGGACGCCGCTCGCGCCGCGCTCGGCATCGTCCAGGTCTGA
- a CDS encoding sugar kinase — protein sequence MAAELLCLGEPMWELNQQSKATDGRPLYLEGHGGDASNAAIAAARAGASVGFLGAIGQDRPGDSFMALWQGEGIDTSTVLRSPEAPTGLYIVTHGETGHEFTYYRSGSASARYRPQDLPEEAIRAAKVLHLTGISLAISSSACDAALRAAEIAREAGVKVSVDTNLRLRLWPLVRATAIIHAAIERADIALPSYDDATHLTGLEDPDAIADFYLNLCPLVLLKLGKDGSIVATRDGRTRIPGRPVKAVDATGAGDTFAGNVLARILAGDGPEEATRYANAAAALSTTGYGAVAPMPRREDVLAFLKQG from the coding sequence ATGGCCGCCGAACTCCTCTGCCTGGGCGAGCCGATGTGGGAGCTCAACCAGCAGTCCAAGGCCACCGACGGCCGCCCACTCTATCTGGAAGGCCATGGCGGCGATGCCTCCAACGCCGCCATCGCTGCCGCACGCGCCGGGGCCTCGGTGGGCTTCCTGGGCGCCATCGGCCAGGACCGCCCAGGCGACAGCTTCATGGCGCTCTGGCAGGGCGAGGGCATCGACACCTCCACCGTGCTGCGCAGCCCCGAGGCGCCGACCGGTCTCTACATCGTCACGCATGGCGAGACGGGGCACGAGTTCACCTATTACCGCAGCGGCTCCGCCTCCGCCCGCTACCGCCCGCAGGACCTGCCGGAAGAGGCGATCCGCGCCGCGAAGGTCCTGCACCTGACCGGCATCAGCCTGGCGATCTCCTCCAGCGCCTGCGACGCCGCGCTGCGCGCCGCCGAGATCGCGCGGGAGGCCGGGGTGAAGGTCTCGGTGGACACCAATCTCCGCCTGCGCCTCTGGCCGCTCGTCCGCGCCACGGCGATCATCCATGCGGCCATCGAGCGGGCCGATATCGCCCTGCCCTCCTATGACGACGCGACGCATCTCACCGGGCTGGAAGACCCCGACGCCATCGCGGATTTCTACCTGAATCTCTGCCCTCTGGTGCTGCTGAAGCTCGGCAAGGACGGCTCCATCGTCGCGACGCGGGACGGCCGGACCCGCATCCCCGGCCGGCCGGTGAAGGCCGTGGATGCCACCGGCGCGGGCGACACCTTCGCCGGCAATGTCCTGGCACGGATTCTGGCCGGCGACGGGCCGGAGGAGGCGACGCGCTATGCCAATGCGGCCGCGGCGCTCTCGACCACCGGCTATGGCGCGGTTGCCCCGATGCCAAGGCGCGAGGATGTGCTGGCCTTCCTGAAGCAAGGCTGA
- a CDS encoding RidA family protein, whose translation MSKINRHGNNPVLSNAVEYHNFVFLAGVTADDLSQDVVGQTRQVLARIDELLEVYGTDKTRLLQAQVWLKDIRDRDALNKEWVSWLPQGGAPVRACVEANMADPRHLVEIMITACR comes from the coding sequence ATGAGCAAGATCAACCGCCACGGCAACAACCCGGTGCTGTCCAACGCCGTCGAGTACCACAACTTCGTGTTCCTGGCCGGCGTCACCGCCGACGACCTTTCCCAGGACGTGGTCGGCCAGACCAGGCAGGTCCTGGCCCGGATCGATGAGCTGCTGGAAGTGTACGGCACCGACAAGACCCGCCTGCTCCAGGCTCAGGTCTGGCTGAAGGACATCCGCGACCGCGACGCCCTGAACAAGGAGTGGGTGTCGTGGCTGCCGCAGGGCGGTGCGCCGGTCCGCGCCTGTGTGGAGGCCAACATGGCCGACCCGCGCCACCTCGTGGAAATCATGATCACCGCCTGTCGCTGA
- a CDS encoding CHAP domain-containing protein has protein sequence MRFRSSAITVTALCGALVLALPGGAEAAQQKGAKASRHGATAHVSKTLSATPNFRSASLKARSSRGYDGTVRNAMFTGSISCVPYARMVSGIQVTGNGYQWWGNAAGLYERGQRPEPGSVLAFRSSGGMRLGHVAVVQRIVNSREIEIEHANWEGPGIRKGTVMRNVSVIDVSPRNDWTAVRVQIGRSEESFGRVYPTYGFIHNRPIGASPRINYARSQGFEEVAEAPASNRPLDITVRNTGR, from the coding sequence ATGCGGTTCAGGTCTTCGGCGATCACTGTCACGGCGCTCTGCGGGGCGCTGGTCCTTGCCCTTCCGGGCGGTGCGGAAGCGGCTCAGCAGAAGGGCGCGAAAGCCTCCCGCCACGGCGCCACGGCGCATGTCTCCAAGACCCTGAGCGCCACACCGAACTTCCGCAGCGCGTCGCTGAAGGCGCGGTCCTCCCGCGGCTATGACGGCACGGTCCGCAACGCGATGTTCACCGGCAGCATCTCCTGCGTCCCCTATGCCCGGATGGTGTCCGGCATCCAGGTCACCGGGAATGGCTACCAGTGGTGGGGCAATGCGGCGGGTCTCTATGAGCGTGGCCAGCGCCCTGAGCCTGGCTCGGTCCTGGCCTTCCGCTCCTCGGGCGGCATGCGCCTCGGCCATGTGGCGGTGGTGCAGCGGATCGTGAACAGCCGCGAGATCGAGATCGAGCACGCGAACTGGGAAGGCCCCGGCATCCGCAAGGGCACGGTGATGCGCAACGTCTCGGTGATCGACGTTTCCCCGCGCAACGACTGGACCGCGGTGCGGGTGCAGATCGGCCGCAGCGAAGAGAGCTTCGGCCGCGTCTATCCGACCTACGGCTTCATCCACAACCGCCCGATCGGCGCCTCGCCGCGCATCAACTACGCCCGTTCCCAGGGCTTCGAGGAAGTGGCCGAGGCACCGGCCTCGAACCGCCCGCTGGACATCACGGTGCGCAACACGGGCCGCTGA
- a CDS encoding YidB family protein, producing MSGTAPDETPAGGVGITQIHEILSSLMGGRTDSAGVQELVGRLRQGGMESQVESWVGTGENQPADGTSIERAFGSSTIDNVASRFGMTRDQLVSLLVMALPLVLDHLTPKGRVPANDAEMPSGGLQGGLGGILGRALGGLGGGSASGQGGSSAGDIVGGLLRSVLGGQRGA from the coding sequence ATGAGCGGAACAGCGCCCGACGAGACCCCGGCTGGCGGCGTGGGCATCACCCAGATTCATGAGATCCTGTCCTCCCTCATGGGCGGGCGAACGGACAGCGCTGGCGTGCAGGAGCTGGTGGGCCGGCTGCGCCAGGGCGGCATGGAAAGCCAGGTCGAATCCTGGGTCGGCACGGGCGAGAATCAGCCCGCCGACGGCACCTCCATCGAGCGGGCCTTCGGCAGCTCCACCATCGACAACGTCGCCTCCCGCTTCGGGATGACGCGCGACCAGCTCGTCAGCCTGCTGGTCATGGCGTTGCCGCTGGTCCTCGACCACCTCACCCCGAAGGGCCGGGTGCCGGCCAACGATGCCGAGATGCCCTCCGGCGGGCTGCAAGGCGGCCTGGGCGGCATTCTCGGCCGTGCCCTGGGCGGCCTCGGCGGCGGAAGTGCCTCCGGCCAGGGCGGCTCCTCGGCCGGGGATATCGTGGGCGGCCTCCTGCGCTCCGTCCTGGGTGGCCAGCGCGGAGCCTGA
- a CDS encoding toxic anion resistance protein encodes MSEPLETQQRMASARAAELARQIDLGDASSILRFGQEAQRQATAAADAMLGASRNDATGQAGDALSGLLAHLRGFDPGGGEEKPGLLSRLMGRASSGTVGILQRYESVRGQVEAAGDLLQGHRTRLMEDVERLERLYGATLEWFHSLAEHIEAGEQVLHRTDTETVPKAEWEVEVAKDPLAPQRLRDLRAARDELDRRIHDLRLTRQIAMQALPGIRLIQENDKALAAKIHSVLANTVPLWRAQLAQALAIQRMREAGGALQAATDLTNKLLTANAEALRQGNAQVRGEIERGVVDMDALKQANAALIGTIEDSLRIAEEGRNRRLSAAAELEKAEAEIRRALIAAKVPPRSGAPSAAASPGAPEPQGSPRQE; translated from the coding sequence ATGAGCGAACCACTGGAAACGCAGCAGCGCATGGCGTCGGCGCGCGCGGCGGAGCTGGCGCGGCAGATCGACCTGGGCGACGCCTCCTCGATCCTCCGCTTCGGGCAGGAGGCGCAGCGCCAGGCCACGGCGGCGGCGGATGCCATGCTCGGTGCCTCCCGCAACGATGCGACCGGGCAGGCGGGGGATGCGCTGTCCGGCCTGCTCGCGCATCTGCGCGGTTTCGATCCCGGCGGCGGCGAGGAGAAGCCCGGTCTTCTGTCCCGGCTGATGGGCCGCGCCAGCAGCGGCACGGTCGGCATCCTGCAACGCTATGAGAGCGTGCGCGGGCAGGTCGAGGCGGCGGGCGACCTGTTGCAGGGCCACCGCACCCGGCTGATGGAGGATGTGGAGCGGCTGGAGCGGCTCTACGGCGCCACGCTGGAATGGTTCCACTCCCTGGCGGAGCACATCGAGGCCGGCGAGCAGGTGCTGCACCGCACGGATACCGAGACGGTGCCGAAGGCGGAATGGGAGGTGGAGGTCGCCAAGGACCCGCTGGCGCCACAGCGCCTCCGCGACCTGCGCGCGGCGCGGGACGAGCTGGACCGGCGCATCCACGACCTGCGGCTGACGCGGCAGATCGCCATGCAGGCCCTGCCGGGCATCCGCCTGATCCAGGAGAACGACAAGGCGCTGGCGGCCAAGATCCATTCGGTGCTCGCCAACACCGTGCCGCTGTGGCGGGCGCAGCTCGCCCAGGCGCTGGCGATCCAGCGGATGCGGGAGGCCGGCGGGGCGCTCCAGGCGGCGACCGACCTGACCAACAAGCTCCTCACCGCAAATGCCGAGGCGCTGCGCCAGGGCAATGCCCAGGTGCGGGGCGAGATCGAGCGCGGCGTGGTGGACATGGATGCGCTGAAGCAGGCGAACGCGGCGCTGATCGGCACGATCGAGGATTCGCTGCGGATCGCCGAGGAAGGGCGCAACCGGCGCCTTTCGGCAGCGGCCGAGCTGGAGAAGGCCGAGGCGGAGATCCGCCGCGCGCTGATCGCGGCCAAGGTCCCGCCCCGAAGCGGTGCGCCATCCGCTGCCGCATCCCCTGGCGCGCCGGAACCGCAGGGCAGTCCGCGCCAGGAGTGA
- a CDS encoding ABC transporter permease: MSRAATRGPRAAANPAAARRDSPGRRAVRRFLRHRLAVFGLAVIVLFVLVALLAPLVAPYDPTATSWSLIRKPPSLAHWFGTDENGRDVLSRVLWGARASLMAGGLSVAAALLAGVPLGMLAGLAGGWVDALISRITDAMLSVPFLILAIALAAFLGPALENAMLAIAISAAPIFVRLARGMAMEAKATEWVEAARALGNPPWRTAVVHVLPNIVPPLLVQATLAIAEAIIAEASLSFLGLGQQPPAPSWGSMLNAAQRFLSQAPWMAIYPGLAIFLVVLSFNLLGDGLRDALDPRAQRR, from the coding sequence ATGAGCAGGGCTGCCACCCGAGGCCCGCGCGCCGCCGCGAACCCCGCCGCCGCGCGCCGCGACAGCCCGGGGCGGCGCGCGGTGCGCCGTTTCCTGCGGCACCGGCTGGCGGTCTTCGGCCTCGCCGTGATCGTGCTCTTCGTGCTGGTGGCGCTGCTGGCACCGCTGGTCGCGCCCTATGACCCGACCGCCACCTCCTGGTCGCTGATCCGCAAGCCGCCTTCGCTGGCGCACTGGTTCGGCACGGACGAGAACGGGCGCGACGTGCTGTCCCGGGTCCTCTGGGGCGCGCGGGCCTCGCTGATGGCCGGCGGGCTTTCCGTGGCGGCGGCGCTGCTGGCGGGCGTGCCGCTGGGGATGCTGGCCGGGCTCGCGGGCGGCTGGGTGGATGCGCTGATCTCCCGCATCACCGATGCGATGCTCTCGGTGCCCTTCCTGATCCTGGCCATCGCGCTCGCCGCCTTTCTCGGTCCGGCGCTGGAGAATGCGATGCTGGCCATCGCCATCTCCGCCGCGCCGATCTTCGTGCGTCTGGCCCGCGGCATGGCGATGGAGGCCAAGGCCACCGAATGGGTGGAGGCGGCGCGTGCCCTGGGCAACCCGCCCTGGCGGACGGCGGTGGTGCATGTCCTGCCCAACATCGTGCCGCCGCTGCTGGTGCAGGCGACGCTGGCCATCGCGGAGGCCATCATCGCCGAGGCTTCGCTCTCCTTCCTCGGCCTGGGGCAGCAGCCGCCGGCGCCCTCCTGGGGCTCCATGCTGAACGCGGCGCAGCGCTTCCTGAGCCAGGCGCCCTGGATGGCGATCTACCCCGGGCTGGCGATCTTCCTGGTGGTGCTGAGCTTCAACCTGCTCGGCGACGGGCTGCGCGACGCGTTGGACCCGCGGGCGCAGCGGCGCTGA
- a CDS encoding ABC transporter permease codes for MFGWLLRRLGQVVPTLLILSLLVFGLQQLMPGDPALIMAGEERGDPEVLAQIRAELMLDRPVWEQYLAWLFRLLHGDLGFSWRIRQPVTELILQKLPVTLQLGVMAFVIAVAIGVPLGVLSAVKRDRPADWIANGLALAGISTPNFWLGIMMILLFSVQLGWLPPSGYVPLTEDWRQSLATTIMPAFVLGNSIAGVLMRHTRAAMLGALGQDYVRTARAKGLPERVVVGKHALRNALIPVVTLGTIELGKLLAGAVLTEQIFTIPGFGKLIVDAVFNRDYPVVQGVVVVTAVIFVLLSLLSDLLYMLINPRLRAA; via the coding sequence ATGTTCGGTTGGCTGCTGCGGCGCCTGGGGCAGGTCGTCCCCACGCTGCTGATCCTGAGTCTCCTCGTCTTCGGCCTGCAGCAGCTCATGCCCGGCGACCCCGCCCTGATCATGGCGGGGGAGGAGCGGGGCGATCCCGAGGTGCTGGCGCAGATCCGGGCGGAGCTGATGCTCGACCGCCCGGTCTGGGAGCAGTACCTCGCCTGGCTCTTCCGATTGCTGCACGGCGATCTCGGCTTCTCCTGGCGCATCCGGCAACCGGTCACGGAGCTGATCCTGCAGAAGCTGCCGGTGACGCTGCAACTCGGCGTCATGGCTTTCGTCATCGCGGTGGCCATCGGCGTGCCGCTCGGCGTGCTCTCCGCGGTGAAGCGCGACCGGCCGGCGGACTGGATCGCCAACGGGCTGGCCCTGGCCGGCATCTCCACGCCGAACTTCTGGCTGGGGATCATGATGATCCTGCTCTTCAGCGTGCAGCTCGGCTGGCTGCCGCCCTCCGGCTATGTGCCGCTGACCGAGGACTGGCGGCAGTCGCTCGCCACCACGATCATGCCGGCCTTCGTGCTGGGCAATTCCATCGCCGGCGTGCTGATGCGCCACACCCGCGCCGCCATGCTCGGCGCGCTGGGGCAGGACTATGTCCGCACCGCCCGCGCCAAGGGCCTGCCGGAACGGGTGGTGGTGGGCAAGCACGCGCTGCGCAACGCGCTGATCCCGGTGGTGACGCTGGGCACGATCGAGCTCGGCAAGCTGCTGGCGGGCGCGGTGCTGACCGAGCAGATCTTCACCATTCCCGGCTTCGGCAAGCTGATCGTGGATGCCGTCTTCAACCGCGACTACCCGGTGGTGCAGGGCGTCGTGGTGGTGACGGCGGTGATCTTCGTGCTGCTCTCCCTGCTCTCGGACCTGCTCTACATGCTCATCAATCCCCGGCTGCGCGCGGCATGA
- a CDS encoding ABC transporter substrate-binding protein, which yields MNPVITRRGLAPLALGALAAASPAARPAAAQGARHFRLGLREDPDILDPTLARSLMGRIVFASLFDKLFDVDEKLEIVPQLATGHHWEDPRTLLIPLREGVKFHDGTAMDAEAVRYSLMRHLTMQGSFRRGEIGTMETAEVVDPRTVRIRLKEPSAAFLSQLTDRAGMVVSPKAAEAAGKDFGAKPVGTGPFRFVERVAQDRIVVERNPDYWDAKRIHLDRITYQVIVDSTVRVANLRSGTLDFVESIAPTDVKEVQGNRNLRVAATDGLGYWGITYNIGNGEQGKTPIGQDARVRRAFDLALDREAIIQVVYEGMFTPATQAVAPSSPYHVAARKVTTRDVARAKQLLKEAGVQTPLAVEIMVANNPEARQVAEVMQSMAAEAGFDLRIKAVEFASGLTAAVRGEFQLYLSGWSGRPDPDGNSWAFLHSRGPQNDGRYSNAETDRILDAQRQELDEDRRKDLYRQLWEQAVDKDQARSYLWYIKNIAAHASRVGGFRPHPDGLVRVQDLTLS from the coding sequence ATGAATCCTGTCATCACCCGGCGCGGCCTCGCGCCGCTGGCCCTCGGCGCCCTGGCCGCCGCCTCGCCGGCTGCGCGTCCCGCCGCGGCCCAGGGGGCGAGGCATTTCCGACTTGGCCTGCGCGAGGACCCGGATATCCTCGATCCGACTCTCGCGCGCTCCCTGATGGGGCGCATCGTCTTCGCCAGCCTCTTCGACAAGCTCTTCGACGTGGACGAGAAGCTGGAGATCGTGCCGCAGCTCGCCACCGGCCATCACTGGGAAGACCCGAGGACGCTGCTGATCCCGTTGCGGGAGGGGGTGAAGTTCCATGACGGCACGGCGATGGATGCGGAGGCGGTGCGCTACTCGCTGATGCGCCACCTGACCATGCAGGGCTCCTTCCGCCGCGGCGAGATCGGCACGATGGAGACCGCCGAGGTGGTGGACCCGAGGACCGTCCGCATCCGGCTGAAGGAGCCCTCCGCCGCCTTCCTGTCGCAACTCACCGACCGCGCCGGCATGGTCGTCTCGCCGAAGGCGGCCGAGGCGGCGGGCAAGGATTTCGGCGCGAAGCCCGTGGGCACCGGCCCCTTCCGCTTCGTCGAGCGCGTGGCGCAGGACCGCATCGTGGTCGAGCGTAACCCGGACTACTGGGACGCGAAGCGCATCCACCTGGACCGCATCACCTATCAGGTGATCGTGGACAGCACGGTGCGTGTCGCCAACCTGCGCTCCGGCACGCTCGACTTCGTGGAAAGCATCGCGCCGACCGATGTGAAGGAGGTGCAGGGGAACCGGAACCTCAGGGTCGCGGCCACGGACGGGCTCGGCTACTGGGGCATCACCTACAACATCGGCAATGGCGAACAGGGGAAGACGCCGATCGGCCAGGATGCCCGCGTGCGCCGGGCCTTCGATCTCGCGCTGGACCGCGAGGCCATCATCCAGGTGGTCTATGAGGGGATGTTCACCCCCGCCACCCAGGCCGTGGCGCCCAGCTCGCCCTACCACGTCGCCGCGCGCAAGGTGACAACGCGGGATGTCGCCCGCGCGAAGCAGTTGCTGAAGGAGGCCGGCGTGCAGACGCCGCTCGCCGTCGAGATCATGGTCGCCAACAACCCCGAGGCACGGCAGGTGGCCGAGGTGATGCAGTCCATGGCCGCCGAGGCGGGCTTCGACCTCAGGATCAAGGCGGTGGAATTCGCCTCCGGCCTCACCGCCGCGGTGCGGGGCGAGTTCCAGCTTTATCTCAGCGGCTGGTCGGGCCGCCCCGACCCGGACGGCAACAGTTGGGCCTTCCTGCACAGCCGGGGGCCGCAGAACGACGGCCGGTACAGCAATGCCGAGACCGACCGCATCCTCGATGCGCAGCGGCAGGAGCTGGACGAGGACAGGCGCAAGGACCTGTACCGCCAGCTCTGGGAACAGGCGGTGGACAAGGATCAGGCGCGTTCCTACCTCTGGTATATCAAGAACATCGCCGCTCATGCCAGCCGTGTCGGCGGCTTCAGGCCCCATCCGGACGGGCTGGTCCGGGTGCAGGACCTGACGCTCTCGTAA
- a CDS encoding ABC transporter ATP-binding protein: MTETLLELDRVVRHFPVRGALGQRRGAVHAVDGVSLSVAAGEVLAVVGESGCGKSTLGRLMLGLEKPDAGIVRFGGEDLTRMGRRRLRQQRRWMQMIFQDPYASLDPRMTVGQAVEEPLRIHRLLPKERRRARMEELLARVGLRPEHADRWPHEFSGGQRQRIAIARALASGPKLIVGDEPVSALDVSVQAQVVNLLQALIRELGLSFVLISHDLAVVRHVADRVAVMYLGRIVEEGPAEAIFDDPRHPYTRALLASVPGTGGGAPLPGDLPSPLAPPSGCRLHTRCPHAKEICALEDPALMGATEASLRRTACHFQNGLPPVLPLRERRATGDRQARLQRFFDRTDVTGDAA, encoded by the coding sequence ATGACCGAGACCCTGCTCGAACTCGACCGCGTGGTGCGGCATTTCCCCGTGCGCGGCGCATTGGGGCAGCGGCGTGGCGCCGTGCATGCGGTGGACGGCGTCTCGCTCTCGGTGGCGGCGGGCGAGGTGCTGGCCGTGGTGGGCGAGAGCGGCTGCGGCAAGTCCACGCTGGGGCGGCTGATGCTGGGGCTGGAGAAGCCGGATGCCGGCATCGTCCGCTTCGGCGGAGAGGATCTGACCCGCATGGGCCGGCGGCGCCTGCGGCAGCAGCGGCGCTGGATGCAGATGATCTTCCAGGACCCCTATGCCAGCCTCGACCCGCGCATGACGGTGGGGCAGGCGGTGGAGGAGCCGCTGCGCATCCATCGCCTCCTGCCGAAGGAGCGGCGCCGCGCGCGGATGGAGGAACTGCTCGCCCGCGTCGGGCTGCGGCCCGAGCATGCCGACCGCTGGCCGCACGAATTCTCCGGCGGGCAGCGCCAGCGCATCGCCATCGCCCGGGCGCTGGCCAGCGGGCCGAAGCTGATCGTGGGCGACGAGCCGGTGAGCGCGCTGGACGTTTCCGTGCAGGCGCAGGTGGTGAACCTGCTGCAGGCGCTGATCCGCGAGCTGGGGCTGAGCTTCGTGCTGATCAGCCACGACCTCGCCGTCGTGCGCCATGTCGCGGACCGGGTGGCGGTGATGTATCTCGGCCGCATCGTCGAGGAAGGGCCGGCCGAGGCGATCTTCGACGATCCGCGCCATCCCTATACGCGGGCGCTTCTGGCCTCCGTGCCCGGCACCGGCGGCGGCGCGCCGCTGCCGGGCGACCTGCCGAGCCCGCTCGCGCCGCCCTCCGGCTGCCGGCTGCACACCCGCTGCCCGCATGCCAAGGAGATCTGCGCGCTGGAGGACCCGGCGCTGATGGGGGCCACCGAAGCCTCCCTGCGCCGCACGGCCTGCCATTTCCAGAACGGGCTGCCGCCGGTCCTGCCCTTGCGCGAGCGCCGGGCCACGGGCGACCGGCAGGCCCGGCTGCAACGCTTCTTCGACCGCACCGACGTCACGGGAGACGCCGCATGA
- a CDS encoding ABC transporter ATP-binding protein, with protein sequence MSGGPVPVPALEVIGLSLSFATERGPLGVLDGISFSVPAGRTVALVGESGCGKSVTSLAVMGLLPETARLSGTIRLEGREIAELPAEEKRRLRGGAMAMIFQEPMTSLNPAFTVGDQVAEALRQHRGMGRREAAQAAVRALHAVRIPDAARRVAQYPHQLSGGMRQRVMIAMALACQPRLLIADEPTTALDVTVQAQILALLDEMRAATGTAVLLVTHDLGVVADHADEVVVMYAGRIAEQGPAAKVLGTPQHPYTVGLLGAAPRLDGPRGGRLATVEGTVPDLMAPPPGCRFAPRCPFRIAACDLTPPLLDLGGGHRAACHRTPLDQFLDAA encoded by the coding sequence GTGAGCGGCGGCCCGGTCCCGGTTCCGGCCCTGGAGGTCATCGGCCTCTCCCTCAGCTTCGCCACCGAGCGCGGGCCGCTGGGCGTGCTGGACGGCATCTCCTTCTCCGTGCCGGCGGGGCGCACCGTGGCGCTGGTGGGGGAGAGCGGCTGCGGCAAGTCCGTCACCTCGCTGGCGGTGATGGGCCTGCTGCCGGAAACGGCGCGGCTGAGCGGGACGATCCGGCTGGAGGGGCGCGAGATCGCCGAGCTGCCGGCGGAGGAGAAGCGGCGCCTGCGCGGGGGTGCCATGGCGATGATCTTCCAGGAACCGATGACCAGCCTGAACCCCGCCTTCACCGTGGGCGACCAGGTGGCCGAGGCGCTGCGCCAGCATCGCGGCATGGGGCGGCGGGAGGCAGCGCAGGCGGCGGTGCGGGCGTTGCACGCCGTGCGCATCCCCGATGCGGCGCGGCGCGTGGCGCAGTATCCGCACCAGCTTTCGGGTGGGATGCGGCAGCGCGTGATGATCGCCATGGCGCTCGCCTGCCAGCCGCGCCTGCTGATCGCCGACGAGCCGACCACGGCGCTCGACGTCACGGTGCAGGCGCAGATCCTGGCGCTGCTGGACGAGATGCGCGCCGCGACCGGCACGGCGGTTCTGCTGGTGACGCATGACCTGGGCGTGGTCGCCGACCATGCCGATGAGGTGGTGGTGATGTATGCCGGCCGCATCGCCGAGCAGGGGCCGGCGGCGAAGGTGCTGGGCACGCCGCAACATCCCTACACGGTCGGCCTCCTCGGCGCCGCGCCGCGGCTGGACGGGCCGCGCGGTGGCCGGCTGGCGACGGTGGAGGGCACGGTGCCCGATCTGATGGCGCCGCCGCCCGGCTGCCGCTTCGCGCCGCGCTGCCCCTTCCGCATCGCCGCCTGCGACCTGACGCCGCCTCTCCTCGACCTTGGCGGCGGCCATCGGGCCGCCTGCCACCGCACGCCGCTGGATCAGTTCCTGGACGCCGCATGA
- a CDS encoding DUF1028 domain-containing protein, whose protein sequence is MTWSILARDPETGELGAAVATKFFAVGALCLRVEGRVGAVASQALVNPMLREKALDGLRAGGGAGEVLAAVIAADPGREARQLHILSAAPGANDGGSARHTGSGCVGWAGHVAGPDVSVAGNMLAGPRVVEATRDTFLASAGRPMAERLLLALEAGQAEGGDKRGRQSAALVVASRDPYPDLDIRVDDHPDPLAELRRLHAVSGEHFAQFRRFMAGRDEQGRDHPGVFDRAVLNAAIAKANRA, encoded by the coding sequence ATGACCTGGAGCATCCTGGCCCGCGATCCCGAGACCGGCGAGCTCGGCGCGGCGGTGGCCACCAAATTCTTCGCTGTCGGCGCGCTCTGCCTGCGGGTGGAAGGGCGCGTCGGCGCGGTCGCCAGCCAGGCGCTGGTGAATCCCATGCTGCGCGAAAAGGCGCTGGACGGGCTGCGGGCCGGCGGCGGCGCCGGGGAGGTGCTGGCCGCCGTGATCGCCGCCGATCCGGGACGCGAGGCGAGGCAGTTGCACATCCTGTCGGCGGCCCCGGGGGCGAACGATGGCGGCAGCGCCCGGCATACCGGAAGCGGCTGCGTGGGCTGGGCGGGGCATGTGGCGGGGCCGGATGTCTCGGTGGCCGGCAACATGCTGGCCGGCCCGCGCGTCGTGGAGGCGACGCGCGACACCTTCCTGGCCAGCGCCGGCCGGCCCATGGCGGAGCGTCTGCTGCTGGCGCTGGAGGCCGGGCAGGCGGAGGGCGGCGACAAGCGAGGGCGGCAATCCGCGGCGCTGGTCGTGGCCAGCCGCGATCCCTATCCCGACCTGGATATCCGCGTGGACGACCATCCCGACCCGCTGGCCGAGTTGCGGCGCCTGCATGCCGTCTCCGGCGAGCATTTCGCGCAGTTCCGCCGCTTCATGGCCGGGCGGGACGAACAGGGGCGGGACCACCCCGGCGTCTTCGACCGCGCCGTGCTGAACGCGGCCATCGCGAAGGCAAATCGGGCGTGA